Proteins encoded together in one Prochlorococcus marinus str. MIT 9211 window:
- a CDS encoding DnaJ domain-containing protein: MTSTTKPNYWSILGISPGSDLPQIKRAFRREARRWHPDLNLNDVNAEERFKLVNEAYAVLSDPQKRSSWEKNKNTFNTSDELFFNGFPSYEEYIRIVLGISNDEEDSTFMTREDEENSPIELENDFDDKSYKDTESLNHQSTSTPAKSINNPPPVKKTHELETLVDLTPEEALCGCTIQIELVDGTLVEVDTPPFAGDGWRLRLSGVAYGGEDHFLQLRVQTEEGLRIDGLRVLYRLELFPQDALFGCAIEIPTLDGPVTLQVPPNSSSGRLLRLRGRGLEYNEFSGDQIVEIVVVIPADLSEAELALYRRLQELSDEVFNG, translated from the coding sequence ATGACATCTACTACTAAGCCAAACTATTGGTCTATTCTAGGCATTTCGCCTGGTAGTGACTTACCCCAAATAAAGAGGGCTTTCAGAAGAGAAGCAAGAAGATGGCACCCTGATTTAAATTTAAATGATGTTAATGCAGAAGAAAGATTTAAGTTGGTAAATGAAGCTTACGCTGTTCTTTCTGATCCCCAAAAAAGATCCTCTTGGGAGAAAAATAAAAATACCTTTAATACTTCTGACGAATTATTTTTTAATGGCTTTCCTTCCTATGAAGAATATATAAGGATTGTTTTAGGAATAAGCAATGATGAAGAAGATAGTACATTTATGACTAGAGAAGATGAAGAAAATTCACCTATAGAATTAGAAAATGACTTCGATGATAAATCATATAAAGATACTGAATCCTTGAATCATCAAAGTACATCTACTCCCGCTAAGTCCATCAATAACCCTCCTCCAGTTAAAAAAACCCATGAACTAGAAACTCTTGTTGACTTAACACCTGAAGAGGCTTTGTGTGGATGCACTATTCAAATAGAGCTGGTTGATGGAACTTTAGTAGAAGTTGACACACCTCCCTTTGCCGGAGATGGTTGGCGATTAAGGCTTTCAGGAGTTGCTTATGGAGGGGAAGATCACTTTTTACAATTACGTGTACAAACTGAAGAAGGTTTAAGAATAGATGGTTTAAGGGTTCTCTATCGACTTGAGCTGTTCCCTCAGGATGCATTATTTGGATGTGCTATTGAGATTCCTACACTTGATGGGCCAGTTACTCTACAAGTTCCTCCTAACTCATCTTCAGGCAGGCTTTTAAGACTGAGAGGTCGAGGACTAGAATATAACGAATTTTCTGGAGATCAAATTGTAGAGATTGTTGTCGTTATCCCAGCCGATTTATCTGAAGCTGAATTAGCCTTATACAGAAGACTACAAGAACTCTCTGACGAAGTATTTAATGGCTAG
- a CDS encoding DUF3110 domain-containing protein, with the protein MQVYILIYSLGDDEEGIHSLEIKGDTIVLMFEDRDDAERYCGLLEAQDFPKPLIELINRDEVVSFCSDSGYEAKFVEKGFLPKTDEERLLLSPPERNLDVSTWQEKSNSKIDQSKTLNTDNDLDSFRKRLEDLL; encoded by the coding sequence ATGCAAGTTTATATATTAATTTACTCTCTAGGTGATGATGAGGAAGGAATCCATTCTCTAGAGATAAAGGGCGATACTATTGTACTTATGTTTGAAGACAGAGATGATGCTGAAAGATATTGTGGCTTACTAGAAGCACAAGATTTTCCAAAACCTCTTATTGAACTTATAAATAGAGATGAAGTTGTCTCATTTTGTTCAGACTCTGGTTATGAAGCGAAGTTTGTAGAAAAGGGTTTTTTACCTAAAACAGATGAAGAAAGACTTTTACTTTCTCCTCCAGAAAGGAATTTAGATGTAAGCACATGGCAAGAGAAATCTAATAGTAAAATAGATCAATCAAAAACTCTGAATACGGATAATGACTTAGACTCCTTTAGGAAGAGATTAGAAGATCTTCTTTAA
- the murQ gene encoding N-acetylmuramic acid 6-phosphate etherase: MDNKTRGYLLTEQINSNSKNLDILSTYEMVQLFVEEDLLPQLAVSNSLNDLVDAIDKIYIRLRKGGRLFYLGAGSSGRLGVLDASECPPTFCTPPELVQGIIAGGSPSLTKSSEGLEDRTDLSIIDLKNRGFDSNDCLVGITAGGTTPYVISGLEYAKTLNALTICISSVPKDQVNINTDIDIRLLTGPELLSGSTRLKAGTATKMALNIISTGVMVRLGKVYGNRMIDLSIANSKLLDRSIRILTDLTNLSREEANELLNLSEGSVKLALLIALSGLDLNSSKKLLKENHDNLRIALEKIKL, encoded by the coding sequence ATGGATAATAAAACTAGAGGCTATTTATTAACCGAACAAATAAATTCTAATTCTAAAAATCTAGACATACTTAGTACATACGAGATGGTTCAACTCTTTGTTGAAGAGGACCTATTGCCGCAACTTGCAGTTTCTAATTCTTTAAATGATTTAGTTGATGCTATTGACAAAATATACATAAGATTAAGAAAAGGAGGCAGGCTTTTTTATCTTGGGGCTGGATCATCCGGGCGTTTAGGTGTTCTAGATGCATCCGAATGTCCTCCAACTTTCTGCACTCCACCGGAGCTTGTTCAGGGAATAATCGCTGGTGGGAGTCCTTCATTAACGAAAAGCTCGGAGGGTTTAGAAGATAGGACTGATTTGTCAATTATTGACCTTAAAAACCGAGGTTTTGATAGTAATGATTGCTTGGTTGGTATAACTGCTGGTGGGACTACTCCTTATGTTATCTCTGGTTTGGAATATGCTAAGACTCTTAATGCATTAACTATTTGCATTTCTTCGGTTCCAAAAGACCAAGTAAATATAAATACTGATATTGACATTAGACTTCTTACAGGACCTGAGTTGCTCTCAGGATCAACCAGATTAAAGGCTGGCACAGCAACAAAAATGGCTTTAAATATAATTTCTACAGGCGTAATGGTTCGCCTTGGTAAAGTATATGGTAACAGAATGATTGACTTATCTATAGCTAACTCCAAACTATTAGATAGATCAATTAGAATACTTACTGATCTAACAAATCTTTCACGTGAAGAGGCTAATGAATTATTAAATCTTTCAGAAGGCTCTGTTAAGTTGGCCCTATTAATAGCTCTTTCAGGCTTGGATTTGAATTCATCAAAGAAACTTTTGAAAGAAAATCATGATAATCTTCGTATAGCCTTAGAGAAAATTAAATTGTAA
- a CDS encoding peptidylprolyl isomerase, with translation MIQAIMETDKGLIKIDLYKEDAPNTVANFVDLINKGFYDGLSFHRVIKGFMAQGGCPNTREGASGMPGTGGPGYKIDCEINSKKHVPGALSMAHAGKNTGGSQFFIVHESQPHLDGVHTVFGYTDDLDVVLSLENGSKIIKVSISE, from the coding sequence ATGATCCAAGCTATTATGGAAACTGACAAAGGGTTAATTAAAATAGACTTATATAAAGAAGATGCTCCTAATACTGTGGCTAATTTTGTTGATTTAATAAATAAAGGTTTTTATGATGGCTTATCTTTTCATCGTGTTATTAAAGGATTCATGGCTCAGGGAGGCTGTCCGAATACAAGAGAAGGTGCTTCTGGGATGCCCGGAACAGGAGGACCTGGATATAAGATTGATTGCGAAATTAATAGTAAGAAACACGTTCCAGGTGCTTTGTCAATGGCCCACGCTGGCAAAAATACCGGTGGAAGTCAGTTCTTTATAGTTCATGAATCTCAGCCACATCTTGATGGAGTTCATACAGTTTTTGGTTATACAGATGATTTGGACGTCGTATTATCCCTCGAGAATGGTTCAAAGATTATTAAGGTTAGTATTTCTGAGTAG
- the ribBA gene encoding bifunctional 3,4-dihydroxy-2-butanone-4-phosphate synthase/GTP cyclohydrolase II has protein sequence MNIVFDPIADGLAAIRNGECVVVVDDESRENEGDLICAAQFATPQQVNFMATEARGLICLAMDGERLDQLDLPLMVDRNTDSNQTAFTISIDAGPEYGVSTGISAEDRARTIQVAINPKTKPTNLRRPGHIFPLKANKGGVLKRAGHTEAAVDLSLLSGLSPAGVICEIQNSDGSMARLPELQQYARSWGLKIISIADLIRFRLENERFVYRKAITKLPSIFGEFKAIGYKNELDGTEHIALIKGSEAEFKEPVLVRMHSECLTGDAFGSLRCDCRPQLEAALSRISKEGEGIVVYLRQEGRGIGLINKLKAYSLQDGGLDTVEANEKLGFPADLRNYGVGAQILSDLGVHRLKLLTNNPRKIAGLGGYGLKVESREPLVICPTDHNAAYLAVKRTKLGHYISEEDINPEKYLGKSIIAFWDGDYDIEDISMLEKGAESAATSRKINLTSQNSSRVNALLDRPLFIWRVIFEENKYVSEENIQIKSIYSFVKEISEWANTKRVGILFSKTLEQAIHPSHNFKNIKLKLKDLNQIDINNAIEENKGNQTISLAISWIA, from the coding sequence ATGAATATAGTTTTTGATCCGATAGCGGATGGTTTAGCTGCTATTCGAAATGGTGAGTGCGTTGTAGTTGTAGATGATGAGAGTAGAGAGAATGAAGGTGATTTGATTTGTGCTGCGCAATTTGCTACACCACAACAAGTCAACTTTATGGCTACAGAGGCAAGAGGATTGATCTGTCTCGCAATGGATGGAGAAAGGCTGGATCAACTAGATCTTCCTTTAATGGTAGATAGGAATACTGATTCGAATCAAACGGCTTTTACCATAAGCATAGATGCTGGGCCTGAATACGGTGTATCCACAGGAATATCTGCAGAAGATAGAGCGAGAACGATTCAAGTAGCAATTAATCCAAAAACTAAACCCACTAATTTAAGGCGACCTGGTCATATATTTCCTCTAAAAGCAAATAAAGGGGGAGTACTAAAAAGAGCTGGCCATACAGAAGCAGCTGTAGATTTGTCTTTATTGTCAGGTCTTTCACCCGCGGGTGTTATTTGTGAGATCCAGAACTCCGATGGATCTATGGCACGATTACCAGAATTACAACAATACGCGCGAAGTTGGGGACTAAAAATAATTAGTATTGCTGACCTTATTAGATTTAGACTAGAGAACGAGCGATTTGTATATAGAAAAGCAATCACTAAGCTTCCAAGTATATTTGGCGAATTTAAAGCTATTGGTTATAAAAATGAATTAGATGGTACAGAACATATCGCATTAATAAAAGGTTCAGAAGCAGAGTTTAAAGAACCAGTACTTGTAAGAATGCATTCTGAATGTCTTACTGGTGATGCATTTGGATCTCTAAGATGCGATTGCAGACCACAATTAGAGGCTGCTTTATCTCGTATTTCTAAAGAAGGCGAAGGAATAGTTGTATATCTAAGACAAGAAGGTAGAGGTATTGGACTAATTAACAAGTTAAAGGCCTATAGCCTGCAAGATGGTGGACTTGATACTGTCGAGGCCAATGAAAAACTTGGGTTTCCCGCAGATCTAAGAAATTATGGAGTTGGTGCGCAAATACTTTCTGACTTGGGAGTACATAGACTTAAGTTATTAACTAATAATCCTAGAAAGATTGCTGGGTTAGGAGGTTATGGCCTGAAAGTAGAAAGCAGAGAGCCACTGGTTATATGCCCTACGGACCATAATGCAGCTTATCTAGCAGTTAAAAGAACAAAGCTAGGTCATTATATAAGTGAAGAAGATATAAATCCAGAAAAATATCTGGGTAAATCAATAATTGCTTTCTGGGATGGTGATTATGATATAGAAGATATATCTATGTTAGAAAAAGGAGCGGAAAGTGCTGCAACTTCCAGAAAGATAAACTTAACCTCTCAGAATAGCTCAAGAGTAAATGCATTACTAGATCGACCATTATTTATTTGGAGAGTAATATTTGAAGAAAATAAATATGTAAGTGAGGAAAATATACAAATCAAATCAATTTATTCATTTGTTAAGGAAATATCTGAGTGGGCCAATACAAAAAGAGTGGGTATCTTGTTCTCTAAAACCCTAGAGCAAGCAATTCACCCATCACACAATTTTAAGAATATCAAGCTTAAGTTAAAGGATTTAAATCAAATAGATATCAACAACGCCATTGAAGAAAACAAAGGAAATCAGACCATTTCCTTGGCAATTAGTTGGATTGCCTAA
- the argC gene encoding N-acetyl-gamma-glutamyl-phosphate reductase → MSLSNNNSNRVAIIGASGYGGLQLMRLLSDHPHFKVTFLGGNKTAGNKWHQIAPFIKSSEDLTVRKADPEDIAEHADFALLSLPNGLSSQLTPELIKRNIRIVDLSADYRYRSLYQWKQVYVKESTKYIRNDDSLCREATYGIPEWNEGDIRKSKLVACPGCFPTASLLPLMPFLKQGLVENEGLIIDAKSGTSGGGREPKEHLLLSECSESIAPYSVLGHRHTSEIEQQATLVSGTPIQLQFTPHLVPMVRGLLSTVYARLRDPGLTAEDCKTVLEAFYRSHSTVEILPVGIYPSTKWARYTNKALLSLQVDKRNGRLILVSVIDNLIKGQAGQAIQNLNIMAGFSHELGLPLTTFYP, encoded by the coding sequence ATGTCTTTATCAAACAATAATTCAAACCGCGTCGCGATCATAGGGGCTTCTGGATATGGGGGGCTTCAACTAATGAGATTATTAAGTGATCACCCGCATTTCAAAGTAACTTTTTTGGGAGGTAATAAAACAGCTGGTAATAAATGGCACCAAATTGCACCTTTTATTAAGTCCTCTGAGGACCTTACTGTTAGGAAAGCCGATCCAGAAGATATAGCTGAGCATGCAGACTTTGCATTGCTTAGTCTTCCTAATGGCCTTTCTTCTCAGTTAACCCCTGAATTGATAAAAAGAAATATTCGTATAGTTGATCTTTCAGCAGATTATCGTTACCGCTCCTTGTATCAATGGAAGCAAGTATATGTAAAAGAATCCACCAAATATATCCGTAATGACGATTCCTTATGCAGAGAAGCAACTTATGGAATTCCGGAATGGAATGAAGGTGATATTAGGAAGTCAAAACTTGTAGCTTGCCCAGGTTGTTTCCCAACAGCTTCATTACTTCCTTTAATGCCTTTTCTCAAACAAGGACTTGTTGAGAATGAAGGTTTAATAATTGATGCCAAAAGTGGTACCTCTGGAGGCGGTAGGGAGCCTAAAGAGCATTTGCTCTTATCTGAGTGCTCAGAATCAATAGCACCATATTCTGTTTTGGGACATAGACATACTTCTGAAATTGAGCAGCAAGCAACTCTTGTTTCAGGGACCCCCATTCAACTTCAATTCACACCACATTTAGTTCCAATGGTCCGTGGATTGCTATCTACAGTCTATGCACGATTAAGGGATCCGGGTTTGACTGCAGAAGATTGCAAAACCGTATTGGAAGCTTTTTACAGATCACATAGCACTGTAGAAATACTTCCTGTTGGAATTTATCCCTCAACTAAGTGGGCTAGGTATACAAACAAAGCATTATTATCATTACAGGTTGATAAAAGGAATGGGCGTCTTATCTTAGTTTCAGTAATTGATAACCTAATTAAAGGTCAGGCAGGTCAAGCAATACAGAATCTAAATATTATGGCTGGATTCAGTCATGAATTAGGCTTACCTTTAACTACTTTCTATCCATAG
- the purN gene encoding phosphoribosylglycinamide formyltransferase: MNLSVGHSITSPEVSQFYSFKPKIRLGVMASGSGTNFEALINAIKNSKLDAEIKCLVVNNSKCKAIEKAQKYNIPYVILDHRSFESRESLDREIIEYFESYKIEGIVMAGWMRIVTSTLINKYPNRLVNIHPSLLPSFPGNNAIKQALESGVKITGCSVHLVKEKVDSGPILIQSAVPIFESDNENILLRRVQKREHKILYVGVAIAARLWRE, translated from the coding sequence ATGAACTTAAGTGTTGGCCATAGTATTACTTCACCAGAAGTTAGTCAGTTTTATAGTTTTAAACCCAAAATAAGATTAGGAGTAATGGCATCTGGTAGTGGGACTAATTTTGAAGCGCTAATAAATGCTATTAAGAATTCCAAACTTGATGCTGAGATAAAATGTCTAGTAGTTAACAACTCTAAATGTAAGGCTATCGAAAAAGCCCAAAAATATAATATTCCATATGTAATATTAGATCATAGAAGTTTTGAATCTAGAGAAAGCCTAGATCGTGAAATCATTGAATACTTCGAATCGTACAAGATAGAAGGTATTGTAATGGCTGGTTGGATGAGGATAGTTACATCTACCTTAATAAATAAATATCCCAATAGGCTAGTAAATATACACCCATCACTATTACCTAGTTTCCCAGGTAATAATGCTATAAAGCAAGCTCTAGAATCAGGAGTCAAGATAACAGGTTGTAGCGTACATCTTGTAAAAGAAAAAGTTGACTCTGGTCCAATTTTAATTCAATCTGCAGTACCTATCTTTGAAAGTGACAATGAAAACATTTTATTAAGAAGAGTACAAAAAAGAGAGCATAAAATACTCTACGTTGGTGTTGCAATAGCAGCTCGTCTATGGAGAGAATAA
- a CDS encoding glucose-6-phosphate isomerase, which yields MNLPDYSPNNSSLQWERFSELLWHNEELGLWVDISRMNVNEHELKELKPIFQKAFEAMNSLEKGSMANIDEERMVGHYWLRNPDLAPSRDISKLIANQISQIEQFTTSILSGDIRSDAGELFTDVLWIGIGGSGLGPLLLIESLQELNKGLKFHFLDNVDPIGIDKKLELLQSKLSTTLFVVVSKSGGTPEPQIAMDQARHVVETNGKNWPTRSVAITMCNSLLDNKAKQENWLKTFDLPDWVGGRTSITGAVGLLPLGLIDSDLKSFLLGASKMDELTRNNELLDNPAALMAMAWYSSGSAKGLKDMVVLPYRDSLEVFSRYLQQLVMESLGKKNDREGNIVFQGLSVYGNKGSTDQHAYVQQLRDGINNFFVTFIEVLTNNESPCLNNKLPGDYLSGFMQGTRLALSDSNRQSLTITLKTFDPLSLGALIALFERTVGLYAELININAYHQPGVEAGKKAAADILNLQLQIEDILSDYSNYSIEQISTRLSSSNSESIYFILRNLVFNNKYSAKGSWKNPSSLIFKREKL from the coding sequence ATGAACCTTCCTGACTACAGCCCTAATAATTCTTCTCTTCAATGGGAAAGGTTTAGTGAGCTTTTATGGCATAACGAAGAACTTGGCTTGTGGGTGGATATTAGCAGGATGAATGTTAATGAACATGAACTAAAAGAATTAAAGCCAATTTTCCAGAAGGCCTTTGAGGCAATGAATTCTCTTGAAAAAGGTTCAATGGCCAATATTGATGAGGAAAGGATGGTTGGACACTATTGGCTTAGGAATCCAGACCTAGCGCCCAGTAGGGATATATCTAAATTAATAGCCAATCAAATTAGTCAAATCGAGCAATTTACCACATCTATTTTAAGTGGAGACATCAGATCTGATGCTGGAGAATTATTTACAGATGTTCTTTGGATTGGCATAGGTGGCAGTGGCTTAGGACCTCTTCTCCTTATAGAGTCACTACAGGAATTAAATAAAGGACTGAAATTTCATTTTCTTGATAACGTCGACCCAATAGGAATAGATAAAAAACTTGAACTTCTACAGTCGAAGCTTTCAACAACTTTATTTGTTGTTGTTAGCAAGTCTGGAGGCACACCAGAACCTCAGATAGCGATGGATCAAGCTAGGCATGTTGTTGAAACCAATGGTAAAAATTGGCCTACAAGATCAGTAGCCATAACAATGTGCAATAGCCTTCTAGATAACAAAGCTAAGCAAGAGAACTGGTTAAAGACTTTTGATTTACCAGATTGGGTAGGAGGTAGAACGAGTATCACTGGAGCAGTCGGCCTTCTCCCCTTGGGTCTAATAGATTCTGATCTTAAATCTTTTCTATTAGGTGCCTCCAAAATGGATGAACTTACCCGAAATAATGAATTATTAGATAATCCAGCAGCCTTAATGGCAATGGCCTGGTATTCATCAGGATCAGCAAAAGGTTTGAAAGATATGGTTGTACTGCCATATAGAGACTCTTTAGAAGTTTTTAGCCGTTATCTACAACAACTCGTTATGGAATCATTAGGTAAAAAGAATGATCGAGAAGGGAATATTGTATTTCAGGGATTATCAGTATATGGGAACAAAGGCTCTACTGACCAGCATGCATATGTACAACAACTTAGAGATGGTATTAACAATTTCTTTGTTACTTTTATAGAAGTTCTTACTAACAACGAATCACCTTGCCTAAATAATAAGTTACCTGGTGATTACCTTTCTGGGTTTATGCAAGGTACGCGCTTGGCACTTAGTGATAGTAATCGGCAGAGCTTAACAATTACGCTAAAAACATTTGACCCTCTTAGCTTAGGTGCCTTGATAGCTCTATTTGAAAGAACTGTTGGCTTATATGCTGAGTTGATTAACATTAATGCTTATCATCAACCTGGAGTCGAGGCAGGTAAGAAGGCAGCAGCTGATATATTGAATCTACAGCTACAAATTGAAGATATTCTTTCAGACTACAGTAATTATTCAATCGAACAAATTTCAACTAGGTTGTCATCAAGTAACTCAGAATCAATATATTTTATACTTAGAAACTTAGTATTTAATAATAAATATTCAGCAAAAGGCTCTTGGAAAAATCCATCTTCTCTTATTTTTAAGAGAGAGAAGTTGTAA
- the leuS gene encoding leucine--tRNA ligase: MTDTSSSISRKSLRADSYQPQLIEEKWQNEWKISGLYKTREPKEDQKTFYALSMFPYPSGNLHMGHVRNYVITDVIARVHRMKGFSVLHPMGWDAFGLPAENAAIERNIQPDIWTEKNISHMRSQLDRLGLSIDWDREQTTSKSEYYKWTQSIFLKLYEAGLAYQKSATVNWDPVDKTVLANEQVDADGKSWRSGALVEKKQLKQWFLKITDYAEILLKDIDTLTEWPERVKTMQSNWIGKSVGVKINFQLLTKEKENLSVFTTRPDTLFGSTYLVLSPEDKLVDKLVDPKLINDLSNFRDYVSKLSDKERTAEGKPKNGMAIGAYAINPINQEKLPIWIADYVLSGYGTGAVMGVPAHDQRDLDFAQKYSLPIKYVIKPSGIIEKKKEVKAYSEVGVMINSGPFNGQKSDEVKSLITEKGIKENWAEKKTTYKLRDWLISRQRYWGCPIPIVHCAKCGIVPIEKENLPVFLPTNIQLSGKGNSPLKDNEWTKTQCPICKGIARRESDTMDTFICSSWYYLRFIDPNNKKNIIDKNLADRWMPVDQYVGGIEHAILHLLYARFITKVLRDKDMISIDEPFKKLLTQGMVQGITFKNPKTGKYIPPNKINNIKTPLDPSTGESLELIYEKMSKSKHNGIDPSTVIDKYGADTARMFILFKAPPEKDLEWDDADVEGQYRFLQRLWRLINESKTYNKLSLDSNENNNLNNLNQDEISLRRSVHLAIKEISNDLNEGNQFNTAISELMKLSNNMNELLGKCRISVVNESLSILIRILSPFAPHLAEEAWSTLKGKGSVHEQKWPEFDPNALKQDNYQLVIQMNGKVRGSIKIASETNKQEIEKIALNSDIAKKWLIDGSYKKVIVVLGKLVNIVY; encoded by the coding sequence GTGACAGATACTTCCTCTAGCATTTCTCGAAAAAGCCTTAGGGCAGACAGCTACCAACCTCAACTCATTGAGGAAAAATGGCAAAACGAATGGAAAATCAGTGGACTTTATAAAACCAGAGAACCGAAAGAAGACCAAAAAACTTTTTACGCACTCTCAATGTTCCCTTACCCCTCAGGTAATTTGCATATGGGACATGTCAGAAATTATGTAATAACGGATGTTATAGCAAGAGTTCATCGGATGAAGGGATTTTCGGTCCTTCATCCGATGGGTTGGGATGCATTTGGTCTTCCAGCTGAAAACGCAGCCATAGAGAGAAATATCCAGCCTGATATATGGACAGAGAAAAACATTTCTCACATGAGATCTCAGTTAGATCGACTAGGTCTTTCTATAGATTGGGATAGAGAGCAAACAACGTCAAAGAGTGAATACTACAAATGGACGCAAAGTATTTTTCTAAAGTTATATGAGGCTGGTCTTGCATACCAAAAGTCGGCTACTGTCAATTGGGATCCAGTAGATAAAACAGTCTTAGCTAACGAACAGGTTGATGCCGATGGTAAATCATGGAGATCAGGTGCTTTAGTAGAAAAGAAGCAACTAAAGCAATGGTTCCTGAAAATTACTGATTATGCTGAAATATTGCTAAAAGATATTGACACTCTGACTGAATGGCCTGAACGAGTAAAGACGATGCAATCCAATTGGATTGGGAAATCGGTAGGTGTAAAGATTAACTTTCAACTGTTAACAAAAGAGAAAGAGAATCTAAGCGTATTCACAACAAGACCCGACACACTTTTTGGAAGTACATATCTTGTTTTATCTCCGGAAGACAAGCTAGTAGATAAACTAGTAGACCCTAAATTAATTAATGATCTATCTAATTTTAGGGATTACGTATCTAAATTAAGTGATAAAGAAAGAACTGCTGAAGGAAAGCCAAAAAATGGTATGGCAATTGGAGCTTATGCTATTAATCCGATTAATCAAGAAAAGCTGCCTATCTGGATTGCTGACTACGTTTTATCTGGATATGGAACTGGTGCTGTAATGGGAGTACCTGCACATGATCAAAGGGATTTAGATTTTGCACAAAAGTATTCTCTACCTATTAAATATGTAATTAAACCATCTGGAATAATAGAAAAGAAAAAAGAAGTTAAAGCGTATAGTGAGGTTGGCGTAATGATAAATTCAGGACCCTTCAATGGTCAAAAATCAGATGAAGTAAAATCCTTAATAACAGAAAAGGGTATTAAAGAGAACTGGGCAGAAAAGAAGACGACTTATAAGTTAAGAGATTGGTTGATTTCACGACAAAGGTATTGGGGATGTCCCATACCAATAGTTCATTGCGCAAAGTGTGGCATAGTCCCAATAGAAAAGGAAAACTTACCAGTATTTCTTCCTACAAATATACAACTCTCTGGAAAAGGTAATTCACCCTTAAAAGATAATGAATGGACTAAAACACAATGTCCTATTTGCAAAGGAATCGCACGAAGAGAGTCCGATACTATGGATACCTTTATTTGCTCATCATGGTATTACTTAAGGTTTATTGATCCAAATAATAAGAAAAACATCATTGATAAGAATCTAGCAGATAGATGGATGCCTGTAGACCAATACGTAGGTGGTATTGAACACGCAATATTGCATCTTTTATACGCTAGGTTTATTACAAAAGTTCTAAGAGACAAAGATATGATTTCAATAGACGAGCCATTTAAAAAATTATTAACTCAGGGAATGGTACAAGGAATTACATTTAAAAATCCTAAAACTGGTAAGTATATTCCTCCCAACAAAATTAACAATATAAAGACTCCATTAGACCCATCAACAGGCGAGTCTTTAGAGTTGATATATGAAAAGATGTCCAAATCTAAACATAATGGTATTGATCCATCAACTGTAATAGATAAATATGGAGCAGATACCGCAAGAATGTTTATTTTGTTTAAAGCTCCTCCAGAGAAAGATCTAGAATGGGACGATGCAGATGTGGAAGGCCAATATAGATTTTTACAAAGATTATGGAGACTGATAAATGAAAGCAAAACTTACAACAAACTTTCTTTAGATAGCAATGAGAATAATAATCTAAATAATCTTAATCAAGACGAAATCTCTTTAAGAAGGTCAGTACACCTAGCAATAAAAGAAATTTCGAATGATCTTAATGAAGGGAATCAATTCAACACAGCAATATCAGAACTAATGAAGCTTAGTAATAATATGAACGAACTACTAGGTAAATGTAGGATATCAGTTGTGAATGAATCATTATCAATCTTAATCAGAATATTATCTCCTTTTGCTCCACATTTAGCAGAAGAAGCTTGGTCAACACTAAAAGGTAAAGGTAGTGTTCATGAGCAAAAATGGCCTGAATTTGATCCTAACGCCCTAAAACAAGATAATTATCAACTTGTCATACAGATGAATGGCAAGGTTAGAGGTTCGATTAAAATAGCTAGTGAAACTAATAAACAAGAAATAGAGAAAATCGCACTAAACAGCGATATAGCCAAGAAATGGTTAATAGATGGTTCTTATAAGAAAGTAATTGTTGTTCTGGGCAAATTAGTTAATATTGTCTACTAG